In Peromyscus eremicus chromosome 15, PerEre_H2_v1, whole genome shotgun sequence, a genomic segment contains:
- the Cdk18 gene encoding cyclin-dependent kinase 18, producing the protein MNKMKNFKRRLSLSVPRPETIEESLAEFTEQFNQLHTQRKEDGGDEPGHLSPGMQYQQRQSQRRFSMEDLNKRLSLPMDIRLPQEFLQKLQLENPGLPKPLTRMSRRASLSDIGFGKLETYVKLDKLGEGTYATVFKGRSKLTENLVALKEIRLEHEEGAPCTAIREVSLLKDLKHANIVTLHDLIHTDRSLTLVFEYLDSDLKQYLDHCGNLMNMHNVKIFMFQLLRGLAYCHRRKILHRDLKPQNLLINDRGELKLADFGLARAKSVPTKTYSNEVVTLWYRPPDVLLGSTEYSTPIDMWGVGCILYEMATGKPLFPGSTVKEELHLIFRLLGTPTEETWPGVTSLSEFRAYNFPRYLPQPLLSHAPRLDTDGINLLTSLLLYESKSRMSAEAALSHPYFLSLGERVHQLDDTASIFSLKEIQLQKDPGYRGLAFQHPGRGKSRRQSIF; encoded by the exons ATGAACAAGATGAAGAACTTCAAGAGAAGGCTTTCCCTGTCCGTGCCCCGCCCAGAGACCATTGAGGAGTCCCTGGCTGAGTTCACCGAGCAGTTCAACCAGCTCCACACCCAGAGGAAGGAGG ATGGCGGGGACGAGCCTGGGCACCTGTCCCCTGGCATGCAGTATCAACAACGACAGAGTCAGCGCCGCTTCTCCATGGAG GACCTCAACAAGAGGCTCTCCCTGCCCATGGATATCCGCCTGCCCCAGGAATTCCTGCAGAAGCTACAGCTGGAGAACCCAGGGCTGCCCAAGCCACTCACCCGAATGTCCCGTCGTGCCTCCCTG TCAGATATCGGCTTTGGGAAACTGGAAACATACGTGAAACTGGACAAACTGGGGGAG GGTACCTATGCCACCGTCTTCAAGGGGCGCAGCAAGCTGACGGAGAACCTCGTGGCCCTGAAGGAGATCCGGCTGGAGCATGAGGAAGGGGCACCCTGTACTGCCATTCGAGAGG TGTCTCTGCTGAAGGACCTGAAACACGCCAATATTGTGACCCTGCATGACCTCATTCACACAGATCGGTCCCTCACCCTGGTGTTTGAGTACCTG GACAGTGACCTGAAACAGTATCTAGACCACTGTGGAAACCTCATGAACATGCACAATGTCAAG aTTTTCATGTTCCAGCTGCTCCGGGGTCTAGCCTACTGCCACCGCCGCAAGATCCTGCACCGAGACCTGAAGCCCCAGAACCTGCTCATCAATGATAGGGGCGAGCTGAAGCTGGCTGACTTTG GCCTGGCCCGGGCCAAATCAGTGCCTACAAAGACGTATTCCAATGAGGTGGTAACCCTCTGGTACAGGCCTCCAGATGTGCTGCTGGGATCCACAGAGTACTCCACCCCCATTGACATGTG GGGCGTGGGCTGCATACTCTATGAGATGGCTACCGGGAAGCCCCTCTTCCCAGGCTCCACCGTCAAGGAGGAATTACACCTCATCTTCCGTCTCCTGG GGACTCCTACAGAAGAGACCTGGCCGGGTGTGACGTCCCTCTCCGAGTTTCGAGCCTACAACTTCCCCCGGTACCTGCCGCAGCCGCTGCTCAGCCACGCTCCCAG GTTGGATACGGACGGCATCAACCTCCTGACCAGCCTCCTCCTG TACGAATCCAAGAGTCGCATGTCAGCAGAGGCGGCCCTAAGTCACccctacttcctgtctctggGAGAACGTGTACACCAGCTTGATGACA CCGCCTCCATCTTCTCCCTGAAAGAGATCCAGCTCCAAAAGGACCCGGGCTATCGTGGCCTGGCCTTCCAGCACCCAG GGCGAGGGAAGAGCAGGCGGCAGAGCATCTTCTGA